In Sphaeramia orbicularis chromosome 10, fSphaOr1.1, whole genome shotgun sequence, the following proteins share a genomic window:
- the LOC115426617 gene encoding uncharacterized protein LOC115426617 isoform X1, whose amino-acid sequence MSGFSLQDMTLLCLTLASLCFCLSSAEEQCYGSTYRLPFTYTPRLFFGQLFFTPSNGGDKRLVLQNKKLQDPRFTERAGSGLLMKDLTEQDDGVFSVSLNDDGRLMNVITLEVKDCKDTETKYYGGVFSVRIPERPAFLEFTPSENLALVTVIWNYTNLVRSRGSLNGNYWDLNDITQEDSGYYKFRGKDNKLLAWKRLEVIEYERHHVRDEGKDIYITYPDQGDMWTIIFTREENQYTLLKGGTDQMSGPFGDRLQFNPDTIIIDPLQYEDSGTFEFRDKKGNLAQRVELEVKTSFPAPLYYVIIVGSLFLVFVICCCVKKCCCKKSSSKRNNPAPQPAAAPAVYYHDTTQPTGPSQSTASPATVYSYQPTSTTDGPPTYNQVNVSVNPPRPEVAAAGGQGATPLLSNSSDFISSDSDPRFDMKGISFASAPPLNSDTTISDVYTSDKLNFL is encoded by the exons ATGAGTGGGTTCTCTCTCCAGGACATGACCCTCCTCTGCCTGACTTTGGCTTCGCTCTGTTTTT GTTTGTCATCTGCGGAGGAACAGTGCTATGGCAGCACTTATCGGTTGCCATTTACATATACACCACGTCTTTTCTTTGGGCAGTTGTTCTTCACTCCATCTAATGGAGGAGACAAAAGGCTAGTATTACAGAACAAGAAG CTGCAGGACCCACGCTTCACAGAGAGAGCTGGTTCAGGGCTTCTTATGAAAGACCTGACAGAACAAGATGATGGAGTTTTTTCTGTATCTCTCAATGATGATGGGAGGCTGATGAATGTCATCACTTTGGAGGTCAAAG atTGTAAAGATACAGAAACAAAATATTACGGGGGTGTCTTTTCAGTGCGCATTCCTGAAAGGCCTGCCTTTCTTGAGTTCACTCCCTCTGAAAACCTGGCCCTGGTGACAGTCATCTGGAATTACACCAATCTGGTACGAAGCAGGGGATCACTGAACGGAAACTACTGGGACTTAAATGACATCACACAGGAAGACAGCGGCTACTACAAGTTCAGGGGGAAAGACAACAAACTGCTGGCTTGGAAGAGACTGGAAGTAATAG AGTATGAGAGACATCATGTACGAGATGAGGGCAAGGACATCTACATTACATATCCAGATCAGGGGGACATGTGGACCATTATATTTACGAGGGAAGAGAACCAGTATACTTTACTAAAAGGAGGAACTGACCAGATGTCAGGACCTTTTGGTGACAGACTGCAGTTTAACCCGGATACTATAATCATTGATCCACTACAGTATGAAGATTCTGGTACCTTTGAGTTCAGAGACAAGAAAGGCAACCTGGCTCAGCGTGTGGAGTTGGAGGTGAAGACAA GTTTTCCTGCCCCtttgtattatgttattattgttggTAGCCTTTTTCTGGTGTTTGTCATCTGTTGTTGTGTGAAAAAGTGCTGCTGTAAAAAGAGCTCCTCTAAAAGAAACAACCCTGCTCCTCAGCCTGCAGCAGCACCTGCTGTATATTACCAT GATACGACTCAACCTACAGGCCCTAGTCAGTCCACGGCCTCACCTGCTACAGTTTACTCTTACCAGCCTACATCTACCACTGATGGTCCACCG ACGTACAACCAAGTGAACGTCAGCGTGAACCCGCCTCGTCCTGAG GTTGCAGCTGCAGGAGGACAGGGAGCCACTCCACTTCTGTCAAACAGTTCTGATTTCATCTCCTCAGACTCAGATCCACGGTTCGACATGAAAGGAATTTCCTTTGCCTCTGCTCCTCCCCTCAACTCAGACACAACGATCTCTGATGTTTATACTTCAGATAAACTCAACTTTTTGTAA
- the LOC115426618 gene encoding uncharacterized protein LOC115426618, translated as MLLLCLSLSLFCVCSSVERSMCYGSHYTLDLGFYGEDFRGSVFFTPTNGGVKRLVMKNGKSMDPRFRTNSDGGLVMSGLTEQDNGNFSVILNSGSQPNHLTTLLVSDCTDTETNYCGNVFSLRVPRGAEFLEFTPDKKLEQVTVVWNRTDPNGGRGSVTGSYWEITNITQEDSGYYKFRGKHNRLVTWKRLSVKENEKVHYLQEGESLQMECPAKMWTVTFEPLKVMGHHAPMEIRLRRFDTGSFKDRMEFRGDAIVVDPVKAEDSGVFKFRDVKGNLIQRVDVNVTMYEIPVWMYALFVTGVIFGMIFCCCCIKKCCYKKSSSKRNNPAPQSAAAPDVYYHAVTQPTHPKYSRTSPARVYSHQPVTPPPIYAEPTSTSGGPPVAAPGGQGTTPLPSNPSDVISSNSGPQFELKGLYFSSASPLSSDSAITDVYSSDKLNFL; from the exons ATGTTGCTCCTCTGCCTCAGTCTGTCCTTGTTCTGTGTTT GTTCATCAGTTGAAAGAAGTATGTGCTATGGCAGCCATTACACCTTGGACCTTGGATTTTATGGTGAAGATTTCCGTGGGTCTGTGTTCTTTACTCCAACCAATGGAGGGGTCAAACGGCTGGTGATGAAAAATGGGAAG TCAATGGACCCTCGCTTCAGGACTAACTCTGATGGTGGACTTGTCATGTCAGGTTTAACAGAACAAGATAATGGgaatttttctgtcattttgaaTAGTGGTAGCCAGCCAAATCATTTGACTACCTTGCTTGTTTCAG ATTGTACTGACACAGAAACAAACTATTGTGGAAATGTCTTCTCATTGCGTGTTCCTAGAGGAGCTGAATTTCTGGAGTTCACTCCTGACAAAAAACTGGAACAGGTGACAGTCGTCTGGAATCGCACTGATCCTAATGGAGGCAGAGGATCAGTGACTGGATCCTACTGGGAGATAACCAACATCACTCAGGAAGACAGTGGCTACTACAAATTCAGGGGGAAACACAACAGATTGGTGACTTGGAAGAGGCTGTCAGTAAAGG AGAATGAGAAAGTTCATTATCTACAAGAGGGTGAGTCTCTCCAGATGGAATGTCCCGCAAAAATGTGGACCGTAACATTTGAACCTCTGAAGGTGATGGGCCACCATGCACCGATGGAAATAAGACTCAGGAGATTCGATACTGGAAGCTTTAAAGACAGAATGGAATTTCGCGGCGATGCGATCGTTGTTGATCCTGTAAAAGCTGAAGATTCTGGTGTCTTTAAGTTTAGAGATGTGAAAGGAAACCTGATCCAGCGCGTGGATGTGAATGTGACCATGT ATGAAATTCCGGTGTGGATGTATGCTCTTTTTGTTACTGGTGTTATCTTTGGGATGATTTTCTGCTGTTGTTGTATTAAAAAGTGTTGTTATAAAAAGAGCTCCTCTAAAAGAAACAACCCTGCTCCTCAGTCTGCAGCAGCACCTGATGTGTATTACCAT GCTGTGACTCAACCCACACATCCTAAATACTCTCGTACCTCACCTGCTCGGGTTTATTCTCACCAGCCAGTCACCCCCCCTCCCATCTACGCAGAACCTACTTCTACCTCTGGTGGTCCACCG GTTGCAGCTCCAGGAGGGCAGGGAACCACTCCACTTCCATCaaatccatctgatgtcatctcCTCAAACTCTGGTCCACAGTTTGAGCTGAAAGGATTATACTTTTCCTCTGCTTCCCCTCTCAGCTCAGACAGTGCCATCACTGATGTTTATAGTTCAGATAAGCTCAACTTTTTGTAA
- the LOC115426617 gene encoding uncharacterized protein LOC115426617 isoform X2 → MSGFSLQDMTLLCLTLASLCFCLSSAEEQCYGSTYRLPFTYTPRLFFGQLFFTPSNGGDKRLVLQNKKLQDPRFTERAGSGLLMKDLTEQDDGVFSVSLNDDGRLMNVITLEVKVRIPERPAFLEFTPSENLALVTVIWNYTNLVRSRGSLNGNYWDLNDITQEDSGYYKFRGKDNKLLAWKRLEVIEYERHHVRDEGKDIYITYPDQGDMWTIIFTREENQYTLLKGGTDQMSGPFGDRLQFNPDTIIIDPLQYEDSGTFEFRDKKGNLAQRVELEVKTSFPAPLYYVIIVGSLFLVFVICCCVKKCCCKKSSSKRNNPAPQPAAAPAVYYHDTTQPTGPSQSTASPATVYSYQPTSTTDGPPTYNQVNVSVNPPRPEVAAAGGQGATPLLSNSSDFISSDSDPRFDMKGISFASAPPLNSDTTISDVYTSDKLNFL, encoded by the exons ATGAGTGGGTTCTCTCTCCAGGACATGACCCTCCTCTGCCTGACTTTGGCTTCGCTCTGTTTTT GTTTGTCATCTGCGGAGGAACAGTGCTATGGCAGCACTTATCGGTTGCCATTTACATATACACCACGTCTTTTCTTTGGGCAGTTGTTCTTCACTCCATCTAATGGAGGAGACAAAAGGCTAGTATTACAGAACAAGAAG CTGCAGGACCCACGCTTCACAGAGAGAGCTGGTTCAGGGCTTCTTATGAAAGACCTGACAGAACAAGATGATGGAGTTTTTTCTGTATCTCTCAATGATGATGGGAGGCTGATGAATGTCATCACTTTGGAGGTCAAAG TGCGCATTCCTGAAAGGCCTGCCTTTCTTGAGTTCACTCCCTCTGAAAACCTGGCCCTGGTGACAGTCATCTGGAATTACACCAATCTGGTACGAAGCAGGGGATCACTGAACGGAAACTACTGGGACTTAAATGACATCACACAGGAAGACAGCGGCTACTACAAGTTCAGGGGGAAAGACAACAAACTGCTGGCTTGGAAGAGACTGGAAGTAATAG AGTATGAGAGACATCATGTACGAGATGAGGGCAAGGACATCTACATTACATATCCAGATCAGGGGGACATGTGGACCATTATATTTACGAGGGAAGAGAACCAGTATACTTTACTAAAAGGAGGAACTGACCAGATGTCAGGACCTTTTGGTGACAGACTGCAGTTTAACCCGGATACTATAATCATTGATCCACTACAGTATGAAGATTCTGGTACCTTTGAGTTCAGAGACAAGAAAGGCAACCTGGCTCAGCGTGTGGAGTTGGAGGTGAAGACAA GTTTTCCTGCCCCtttgtattatgttattattgttggTAGCCTTTTTCTGGTGTTTGTCATCTGTTGTTGTGTGAAAAAGTGCTGCTGTAAAAAGAGCTCCTCTAAAAGAAACAACCCTGCTCCTCAGCCTGCAGCAGCACCTGCTGTATATTACCAT GATACGACTCAACCTACAGGCCCTAGTCAGTCCACGGCCTCACCTGCTACAGTTTACTCTTACCAGCCTACATCTACCACTGATGGTCCACCG ACGTACAACCAAGTGAACGTCAGCGTGAACCCGCCTCGTCCTGAG GTTGCAGCTGCAGGAGGACAGGGAGCCACTCCACTTCTGTCAAACAGTTCTGATTTCATCTCCTCAGACTCAGATCCACGGTTCGACATGAAAGGAATTTCCTTTGCCTCTGCTCCTCCCCTCAACTCAGACACAACGATCTCTGATGTTTATACTTCAGATAAACTCAACTTTTTGTAA